From Maniola hyperantus chromosome 28, iAphHyp1.2, whole genome shotgun sequence, one genomic window encodes:
- the LOC117994874 gene encoding THAP domain-containing protein 1-like translates to MVQTCYICKWRADKLPRRSFHKFPYDEAEKQKWLDIIGKGDVSLGKRTSICSIHFDQTCFRYGLVNGRELLRQGSLPTIQLSRPPEVDPYEELYNMHQVDVDIKIESHSPDDAWVEGIGANVQADSHVPAPDQGALDSIHQKMKTEKDEAFDNSSCKSIIIEVPHTSTTKTKSNAKNKQNSGKIIKMDVSKRKEFLKKQTLIRMLVERLRRDHVKLKNYIQSLEEKQKTCRKRKRRNLEENSN, encoded by the exons ATGGTACAGACATGCTACATATGTAAGTGGCGCGCAGACAAGCTACCGCGGAGGTCATTCCATAA GTTTCCATACGACGAGGCTGAGAAACAGAAATGGCTGGACATCATAGGCAAGGGTGACGTGTCCCTCGGCAAGCGCACCTCCATCTGCTCCATACACTTCGACCAGACCTGCTTCCGCTACGGGCTGGTCAACGGGCGCGAGCTGCTGCGGCAGGGCAGCCTGCCTACCATACAGCTCAGCAGGCCACCAG AGGTGGATCCGTACGAGGAGTTGTACAACATGCACCAAGTGGATGTGGATATAAAGATAGAGTCACACAGTCCTGATGATGCCTGGGTGGAGGGCATCGGAGCCAACGTACAGGCGGACAGCCACGTGCCGGCTCCTGACCAGGGAGCTCTGGACAG caTTCACCAAAAAATGAAAACAGAAAAGGACGAAGCCTTTGACAACTCATCATGTAAGTCTATCATCATAGAAGTGCCCCACACTTCCACTACGAAAACCAAATCCAACGCAaagaacaaacaaaatagcgggaaaattataaaaatggaCGTTTCTAAGCGAAAGGAGTTTCTCAAAAAGCAAACCTTGATACGGATGTTGGTAGAGAGACTACGGAGGGATCATGTTAAACTGAAGAACTATATCCAGAGTTTAGAAGAGAAACAGAAGACTTGTAGAAAAAGGAAGAGAAGGAATCTTGAAGAAAATAGCAACTAA